The proteins below come from a single Candidatus Poribacteria bacterium genomic window:
- a CDS encoding FkbM family methyltransferase, with translation MNKKCGVFYEIGAAGYALRHLLEDDWHAENQKRLEKGENLYADPVYFPDIEKWNGYFIDPSPCVIKDGLQFGIPGHHFNMAIAGTHRVERIETFLPENSEDLGLCSLANNVLFIDTDVHKTFYTYCITLDALFDFTQAPPDLLRVDVEGAEHEVFEAYSFKHRPRVIQIDYHTVLGNLISILENHDYKIVDTAFDNEDLLAIDERILL, from the coding sequence ATGAATAAGAAGTGCGGTGTCTTCTATGAAATCGGTGCAGCGGGGTATGCCTTACGGCACTTACTCGAAGACGATTGGCATGCCGAAAACCAAAAGCGTTTGGAAAAAGGCGAGAACCTTTATGCCGATCCAGTTTACTTCCCAGACATCGAGAAGTGGAACGGATACTTTATTGATCCAAGTCCTTGTGTTATCAAAGACGGTCTTCAGTTCGGTATTCCGGGTCATCATTTCAACATGGCAATCGCTGGCACGCATCGGGTTGAACGCATAGAAACCTTCCTACCTGAAAATTCAGAAGATTTAGGGCTCTGTTCACTCGCAAATAATGTGTTATTCATTGATACTGATGTTCACAAAACGTTTTATACCTATTGTATCACACTCGACGCACTCTTTGATTTCACACAGGCACCCCCAGATCTGTTGCGTGTGGATGTTGAAGGTGCCGAGCATGAAGTGTTTGAAGCGTATTCCTTCAAGCACCGTCCGCGTGTAATACAGATAGACTACCATACTGTTTTGGGAAACCTCATTTCAATTCTGGAAAACCACGACTATAAAATCGTCGACACAGCGTTTGATAATGAGGACCTTCTGGCTATAGACGAAAGGATTTTATTATGA